The following proteins are encoded in a genomic region of Ictalurus furcatus strain D&B chromosome 6, Billie_1.0, whole genome shotgun sequence:
- the casp10 gene encoding caspase-8 isoform X3 translates to MEDQEFQKLLVQVHNSLSQNEMLELVFLCSDILKKDLSDVVTARDLFSLLQKRDLLSSDDSSLLVELLKIIKRDKLIRDLQLNPQLSRSRVSPFRRMLFELSENISDDDLRNIKFLLNKTLPRRKLQQNVTVLQLFLEMEKRGCMDAANLGTLESITEPVCPSLKKIISLYQKENGSSVPEEMKGRDKSDSQDTSVTTRPVSPEDTAAYHQGNAVQEQVAHLSLSETRNLAEGDRNLSFPEPNQNNTTKLEQYDMSGDWRGFALIINNYDFSNCQQLKNREGTDIDEKSLVAVLRWLGFEIVKRQDCNRESMLDALDELRRRDHTQADCVVCCVLTHGCEGGVQGVDGETVLLRELMELLDGNHCPSLQQKPKLFFIQACQGVQEQQVVFLQSDGPNNISDMELFCDAEVPRESIPAGADYLVAMATVSGYVSFREKSKGTWFIQSLCKNLQQLVPSGIDLLSILTKVNNDMSKKADRTGTRKQMSKPEFTLTKRVVFPIPKTSMPPESSFI, encoded by the exons ATGGAAGATCAG GAGTTCCAGAAGCTTCTGGTGCAGGTTCACAACTCCTTGAGCCAGAATGAGATGCTGGAGCTCGTGTTCCTCTGCTCTGATATTCTCAAGAAAGATCTCAGTGATGTAGTCACAGCCAGAGATTTGTTTTCTCTCCTGCAAAAGCGTGACCTGCTATCCTCTGACGATTCGAGTCTGCTTGTTGAGCTGCTGAAGATCATCAAACGTGATAAACTTATCAGAGACCTGCAATTAAATCCACAACTCTCACGCAGTCGTGTCTCCCCCTTCAG GCGGATGTTATTTGAATTGTCAGAGAACATCTCAGATGATGATCTGCGCAATATAAAATTTTTGCTGAACAAGACTTTACCCCGCAGGAAACTACAGCAAAATGTG ACAGTACTGCAGTTGTTTCTGGAAATGGAGAAGCGAGGCTGCATGGATGCAGCTAACCTTGGCACTTTAGAAAGCATCACTGAACCTGTATGCCCtagtttaaagaaaataattagtCTTTATCAAAAGGAGAACG GTTCTAGTGTTCCTGAAGAAATGAAAGGCAGGGACAAGTCTGATTCCCAGGACACCTCAGTAACCACCAGACCAGTTTCG CCTGAGGACACTGCTGCATACCACCAAG GTAATGCTGTACAAGAACAGGTTGCTCACTTGAGTCTTTCTGAAACTCGAAACCTCGCCGAAGGTGACAGGAACCTGAGCTTTCCTGAGCCTAACCAAAATAACACAACG AAGCTGGAGCAATATGACATGAGTGGAGATTGGAGAGGATTCGCCTTGATCATCAACAACTATGATTTCTCAAATTGTCAACAACTGAAGAATAGAGAGGGGACAGACATAGATGAGA agagTTTAGTTGCTGTGCTCCGTTGGCTGGGGTTTGAAATTGTGAAAAGGCAGGACTGCAATAGGGAAAGCATGCTGGATGCTCTGGATGAGCTGCGCCGGCGAGATCACACTCAGGCCGACTGCGTGGTGTGCTGTGTGCTGACTCATGGCTGTGAGGGTGGCGTGCAAGGGGTGGATGGAGAGACAGTCTTGCTAAGGGAGCTGATGGAGCTGCTGGATGGCAATCATTGCCCTTCACTCCAACAAAAACCCAAACTCTTCTTCATCCAGGCCTGTCAGGGTGTTCAGGAGCAGCAGGTGGTCTTCCTTCAGTCAGATGGTCCTAATAACATCTCAGACATGGAGCTCTTCTGTGATGCTGAAGTGCCCAGAGAGTCCATACCTGCAGGGGCTGACTACCTAGTGGCCATGGCGACGGTGTCAGGCTATGTCTCATTCAGAGAAAAATCTAAAGGAACCTGGTTCATACAGTCACTGTGTAAGAACCTCCAACAGCTTGTGCCAAG TGGTATTGATCTGCTGTCCATCCTGACTAAAGTGAACAATGATATGAGCAAGAAGGCTGACAGAACTGGAACCAGGAAGCAGATGTCAAAGCCAGAATTCACACTGACTAAGAGAGTAGTGTTCCCTATACCAAAAACCTCTATGCCCCCTGAATCATCATTTATCTGA
- the LOC128609377 gene encoding protein FAM237A-like: MMDDVVLRVRLVLLLFVLVHALSTQDQSLRHVDPLTLSRADPRCWERASVLLLEMRTPRIAHTVPDFWDLMVFLKSSENRKHGALFWDLAQVFWDLYVDCIQSRNHGLGRRHIMRTKRRLTVARSLSADKSFVQESQNHFSKLEEFTRAWFQIQAQQDGPRSVHSDAYPKNQASKKISHF; this comes from the exons ATGATGGATGACGTAGTCCTGCGCGTGCGTCTGGTCCTGTTGCTGTTCGTGTTGGTGCACGCGCTTTCAACGCAGGACCAAAGTTTGCGTCACGTGGACCCGTTAACGCTGAGCCGCGCGGACCCGCGCTGTTGGGAACGCGCTTCTGTACTGCTACTGGAGATGCGCACGCCGAGAATCGCGCACACGGTGCCTGACTTCTGGGATCTCATGGTGTTTCTGAAGTCCTCGGAGAACCGGAAGCACGGCGCTCTGTTCTGGGACCTGGCACAAGTCTTCTGGGACCTCTACGTGGACTGCATCCAGTCCAGAAACCATGGGCTCGGGAGGCGGCACATCATGCGGACAAAAAGGCGTCTCACggtcgcgcgctctctctccgCGGACA aGTCTTTTGTGCAAGAGTCGCAGAACCATTTTTCGAAGTTAGAGGAGTTTACTCGTGCCTGGTTTCAAATTCAAGCGCAGCAGGATGGACCACGCAGCGTGCACAGTGATGCTTATCCAAAAAACCAGGCTTCAAAgaaaatttcacatttttaa
- the casp10 gene encoding caspase-8 isoform X1, protein MEDQEFQKLLVQVHNSLSQNEMLELVFLCSDILKKDLSDVVTARDLFSLLQKRDLLSSDDSSLLVELLKIIKRDKLIRDLQLNPQLSRSRVSPFRRMLFELSENISDDDLRNIKFLLNKTLPRRKLQQNVTVLQLFLEMEKRGCMDAANLGTLESITEPVCPSLKKIISLYQKENGSSVPEEMKGRDKSDSQDTSVTTRPVSPEDTAAYHQASLASCVYSVIWPPGNAVQEQVAHLSLSETRNLAEGDRNLSFPEPNQNNTTKLEQYDMSGDWRGFALIINNYDFSNCQQLKNREGTDIDEKSLVAVLRWLGFEIVKRQDCNRESMLDALDELRRRDHTQADCVVCCVLTHGCEGGVQGVDGETVLLRELMELLDGNHCPSLQQKPKLFFIQACQGVQEQQVVFLQSDGPNNISDMELFCDAEVPRESIPAGADYLVAMATVSGYVSFREKSKGTWFIQSLCKNLQQLVPSGIDLLSILTKVNNDMSKKADRTGTRKQMSKPEFTLTKRVVFPIPKTSMPPESSFI, encoded by the exons ATGGAAGATCAG GAGTTCCAGAAGCTTCTGGTGCAGGTTCACAACTCCTTGAGCCAGAATGAGATGCTGGAGCTCGTGTTCCTCTGCTCTGATATTCTCAAGAAAGATCTCAGTGATGTAGTCACAGCCAGAGATTTGTTTTCTCTCCTGCAAAAGCGTGACCTGCTATCCTCTGACGATTCGAGTCTGCTTGTTGAGCTGCTGAAGATCATCAAACGTGATAAACTTATCAGAGACCTGCAATTAAATCCACAACTCTCACGCAGTCGTGTCTCCCCCTTCAG GCGGATGTTATTTGAATTGTCAGAGAACATCTCAGATGATGATCTGCGCAATATAAAATTTTTGCTGAACAAGACTTTACCCCGCAGGAAACTACAGCAAAATGTG ACAGTACTGCAGTTGTTTCTGGAAATGGAGAAGCGAGGCTGCATGGATGCAGCTAACCTTGGCACTTTAGAAAGCATCACTGAACCTGTATGCCCtagtttaaagaaaataattagtCTTTATCAAAAGGAGAACG GTTCTAGTGTTCCTGAAGAAATGAAAGGCAGGGACAAGTCTGATTCCCAGGACACCTCAGTAACCACCAGACCAGTTTCG CCTGAGGACACTGCTGCATACCACCAAG CTAGCTTAGCTAGCTGTGTGTACTCTGTCATATGGCCTCCAGGTAATGCTGTACAAGAACAGGTTGCTCACTTGAGTCTTTCTGAAACTCGAAACCTCGCCGAAGGTGACAGGAACCTGAGCTTTCCTGAGCCTAACCAAAATAACACAACG AAGCTGGAGCAATATGACATGAGTGGAGATTGGAGAGGATTCGCCTTGATCATCAACAACTATGATTTCTCAAATTGTCAACAACTGAAGAATAGAGAGGGGACAGACATAGATGAGA agagTTTAGTTGCTGTGCTCCGTTGGCTGGGGTTTGAAATTGTGAAAAGGCAGGACTGCAATAGGGAAAGCATGCTGGATGCTCTGGATGAGCTGCGCCGGCGAGATCACACTCAGGCCGACTGCGTGGTGTGCTGTGTGCTGACTCATGGCTGTGAGGGTGGCGTGCAAGGGGTGGATGGAGAGACAGTCTTGCTAAGGGAGCTGATGGAGCTGCTGGATGGCAATCATTGCCCTTCACTCCAACAAAAACCCAAACTCTTCTTCATCCAGGCCTGTCAGGGTGTTCAGGAGCAGCAGGTGGTCTTCCTTCAGTCAGATGGTCCTAATAACATCTCAGACATGGAGCTCTTCTGTGATGCTGAAGTGCCCAGAGAGTCCATACCTGCAGGGGCTGACTACCTAGTGGCCATGGCGACGGTGTCAGGCTATGTCTCATTCAGAGAAAAATCTAAAGGAACCTGGTTCATACAGTCACTGTGTAAGAACCTCCAACAGCTTGTGCCAAG TGGTATTGATCTGCTGTCCATCCTGACTAAAGTGAACAATGATATGAGCAAGAAGGCTGACAGAACTGGAACCAGGAAGCAGATGTCAAAGCCAGAATTCACACTGACTAAGAGAGTAGTGTTCCCTATACCAAAAACCTCTATGCCCCCTGAATCATCATTTATCTGA
- the casp10 gene encoding caspase-8 isoform X2, whose protein sequence is MEDQEFQKLLVQVHNSLSQNEMLELVFLCSDILKKDLSDVVTARDLFSLLQKRDLLSSDDSSLLVELLKIIKRDKLIRDLQLNPQLSRSRVSPFRRMLFELSENISDDDLRNIKFLLNKTLPRRKLQQNVTVLQLFLEMEKRGCMDAANLGTLESITEPVCPSLKKIISLYQKENGSSVPEEMKGRDKSDSQDTSVTTRPVSPEDTAAYHQASLASCVYSVIWPPGNAVQEQVAHLSLSETRNLAEGDRNLSFPEPNQNNTTLEQYDMSGDWRGFALIINNYDFSNCQQLKNREGTDIDEKSLVAVLRWLGFEIVKRQDCNRESMLDALDELRRRDHTQADCVVCCVLTHGCEGGVQGVDGETVLLRELMELLDGNHCPSLQQKPKLFFIQACQGVQEQQVVFLQSDGPNNISDMELFCDAEVPRESIPAGADYLVAMATVSGYVSFREKSKGTWFIQSLCKNLQQLVPSGIDLLSILTKVNNDMSKKADRTGTRKQMSKPEFTLTKRVVFPIPKTSMPPESSFI, encoded by the exons ATGGAAGATCAG GAGTTCCAGAAGCTTCTGGTGCAGGTTCACAACTCCTTGAGCCAGAATGAGATGCTGGAGCTCGTGTTCCTCTGCTCTGATATTCTCAAGAAAGATCTCAGTGATGTAGTCACAGCCAGAGATTTGTTTTCTCTCCTGCAAAAGCGTGACCTGCTATCCTCTGACGATTCGAGTCTGCTTGTTGAGCTGCTGAAGATCATCAAACGTGATAAACTTATCAGAGACCTGCAATTAAATCCACAACTCTCACGCAGTCGTGTCTCCCCCTTCAG GCGGATGTTATTTGAATTGTCAGAGAACATCTCAGATGATGATCTGCGCAATATAAAATTTTTGCTGAACAAGACTTTACCCCGCAGGAAACTACAGCAAAATGTG ACAGTACTGCAGTTGTTTCTGGAAATGGAGAAGCGAGGCTGCATGGATGCAGCTAACCTTGGCACTTTAGAAAGCATCACTGAACCTGTATGCCCtagtttaaagaaaataattagtCTTTATCAAAAGGAGAACG GTTCTAGTGTTCCTGAAGAAATGAAAGGCAGGGACAAGTCTGATTCCCAGGACACCTCAGTAACCACCAGACCAGTTTCG CCTGAGGACACTGCTGCATACCACCAAG CTAGCTTAGCTAGCTGTGTGTACTCTGTCATATGGCCTCCAGGTAATGCTGTACAAGAACAGGTTGCTCACTTGAGTCTTTCTGAAACTCGAAACCTCGCCGAAGGTGACAGGAACCTGAGCTTTCCTGAGCCTAACCAAAATAACACAACG CTGGAGCAATATGACATGAGTGGAGATTGGAGAGGATTCGCCTTGATCATCAACAACTATGATTTCTCAAATTGTCAACAACTGAAGAATAGAGAGGGGACAGACATAGATGAGA agagTTTAGTTGCTGTGCTCCGTTGGCTGGGGTTTGAAATTGTGAAAAGGCAGGACTGCAATAGGGAAAGCATGCTGGATGCTCTGGATGAGCTGCGCCGGCGAGATCACACTCAGGCCGACTGCGTGGTGTGCTGTGTGCTGACTCATGGCTGTGAGGGTGGCGTGCAAGGGGTGGATGGAGAGACAGTCTTGCTAAGGGAGCTGATGGAGCTGCTGGATGGCAATCATTGCCCTTCACTCCAACAAAAACCCAAACTCTTCTTCATCCAGGCCTGTCAGGGTGTTCAGGAGCAGCAGGTGGTCTTCCTTCAGTCAGATGGTCCTAATAACATCTCAGACATGGAGCTCTTCTGTGATGCTGAAGTGCCCAGAGAGTCCATACCTGCAGGGGCTGACTACCTAGTGGCCATGGCGACGGTGTCAGGCTATGTCTCATTCAGAGAAAAATCTAAAGGAACCTGGTTCATACAGTCACTGTGTAAGAACCTCCAACAGCTTGTGCCAAG TGGTATTGATCTGCTGTCCATCCTGACTAAAGTGAACAATGATATGAGCAAGAAGGCTGACAGAACTGGAACCAGGAAGCAGATGTCAAAGCCAGAATTCACACTGACTAAGAGAGTAGTGTTCCCTATACCAAAAACCTCTATGCCCCCTGAATCATCATTTATCTGA